A single Salmo salar chromosome ssa19, Ssal_v3.1, whole genome shotgun sequence DNA region contains:
- the LOC106579536 gene encoding class E basic helix-loop-helix protein 22 produces the protein MDRRMNLNGPGDIFHKTLSAVSNRKMDSFRSAAGVDLPGSRDRQSPISCFDQTDSDPIQPGGLAGGRGGPLGLPTGSLCVKFGESSNRTSAAESSGGEQSQDDDSDGRCEMVLLADGRTVAAGKPEGGKKNKEQKTLRLNINARERRRMHDLNDALDELRSVIPYAHSPSVRKLSKIATLLLAKNYILMQAQALEEMRRLVAYLNQGQAISAASIPATTALAAPGLPGLSAGISAYDQPPVYPFTTGLAGSSCPDKCVLFNNVTSSLFKQCTDKP, from the coding sequence ATGGACAGGAGAATGAACTTGAACGGACCGGGAGATATTTTCCACAAAACACTCAGTGCTGTCTCCAACAGAAAGATGGACTCCTTCAGGTCAGCGGCTGGTGTTGACCTGCCGGGGTCCAGGGACCGCCAGTCACCGATCAGCTGTTTCGACCAGACCGACTCAGACCCGATTCAACCCGGTGGACTGGCTGGTGGTCGAGGGGGACCGCTGGGTCTGCCGACCGGATCTTTGTGCGTCAAGTTCGGCGAGAGCAGCAACAGGACCTCGGCGGCCGAGAGCAGTGGCGGGGAGCAGAGCCAGGACGATGACAGCGACGGCAGATGTGAGATGGTCCTCCTGGCCGATGGGAGAACGGTGGCCGCCGGTAAACCAGAGGGAGGTAAGAAAAACAAAGAGCAGAAAACACTCAGACTAAACATCAACGCGCGGGAGAGACGAAGGATGCACGACCTGAACGACGCGCTGGACGAGCTGCGCTCTGTCATCCCGTACGCGCACAGCCCCTCAGTGCGGAAACTCTCCAAAATCGCCACTTTGCTACTCGCCAAAAACTACATCCTCATGCAGGCGCAGGCTCTGGAAGAGATGAGGAGGCTGGTGGCCTATCTGAACCAGGGTCAGGCCATCTCAGCGGCGTCCATACCCGCCACAACGGCCCTTGCTGCTCCAGGTCTACCGGGTCTGAGCGCGGGGATAAGTGCATACGACCAGCCGCCTGTGTACCCCTTCACCACCGGATTGGCCGGGTCTTCCTGCCCCGACAAATGTGTCCTTTTCAACAACGTCACCTCGAGCCTGTTTAAACAATGCACTGACAAGCCTTAA